The Acidobacteriota bacterium nucleotide sequence TCTCGACGTGAACAAGGGGTTTGACGGTGCCGGCGACCACCGGGGCGGTACACGCGGGCTTCCTCAGGGCCAGTCGCTCGAGGTCGGCCTTCTTGGCCAGCCGGTACGGGAACTGCAGCAGGACGCTGGTGACGATGGTGAGGGAGGCCAGGACGGTCACCACGCCCACCATCACGGGGGTCCCCTCGTGATGGGCTTCCCTGTCGCTCCGCGGCTTGCCCAGGAACATGTAGTGGAAGCTCTTGAGCATGTAGAGCAGCGTGATCACCGCCGTCAGGATGGCGAAGAGCGCGACGTACTGGTGCCCGGACTCCAGCAGGCCCGAAATGACGAACCACTTGCAGAAGAAGCCGGCCATGGGCGGGATGCCGGCGATGGACAGCGCGCAGATCAGGTAGCACACGGCCGTGACCGGCATCTTCTTCAGGAGGCCCCCCATCTTCGTCATGTCCTTGGTGTGGGTGCCGTGCTCGATGATGCCGGCGCAGAGGAAGAGCCCGCCCTTGGCCAGGCCGTGGGCCAGGATGTAGAGGATGGCCCCCACGTAGCCGTCGCGGGAGAAGGCCGCCAGGCCGAGGAAGGTGTAGCCGATCTGGCTGACCGTGGAGTAGGCCAGCAGGCGCTTGATATTGGTCTCCATCAGGGCCGCGCAGGCCGAGACGAAGGCGCTCACCAGGGCCAGCACCAGGACCGCGGTCTGGAGCTGGTCGGAGATCTTCATGCCCATCAGGAACATCCGGGCAAAGCCGTACAAGCCGATCTTGACCAGGATGGCGGCGTGGAGCAGCGAGGTAATGGTGGAGGGCGCCACCCCGGCGTCCGGCAGCCAGGTGTGAAGCGGGAAGGAGGCGCTTTTACTGAAGATGCCGCAGAGGATCAGGAAGAGCGCGAGCCCGCCGATCTCCTTGCCGGCCAACTGGGCGATCTCGAAGGTCCCGTACTGGGCGAAGAGGAGGATGAACCCGAAGAGCATCAGCACCGCCCCGCCGAAGGTGACCAGGAAGGCCTTGTCCGCCTTCCAGATGTAGTCCGCCTCGCGGTAGTAGCCGATCAACCGCCAGCAGGCCAGGGCCGAGATTTCCCAGAAGAGGTACAGGATGATGAGGTTCCCCGAGAACACCAGGCCCATCATCGCCCCGAGGAAGAGGGTCACGATGAAGTAGTACTCCGGCTCGTTCTCGGTGTGCTCGATGTACCCCAGGGAGTAGATGGCGATGAGCAGGGCGAGGAGGGACGAGGCGAAGCACATGAATGCCGCCAGCGCGTCCAGGGTGATCGTGAAGTTGATCGGTCCCCAGATCGGGAAGCTCCTCGTGAACATTTCGCCATTCAGGGCCGGCTGAAGGAGGAACCAGGTCATGACGTGGGTGGTGCCGAGCAGGGCCACCGACAGGTAGCCCGTCGCCTTGCGCTTCCCCAGCCAACCCAGGACCGGAATCATCAGGGATCCCAGAAGCGGGATCATGATGATTTTCAATACATGCGCCTGAAAATCCATAATTTATGCCTCGGGTGAATTGTGGGTTCCGCCTCGTAAGGGCGGATTATAGCGGCGATTCAAGGGATTGTCAACCGGGGGGTGAGAAAAAAACGGCGCGCCGGCGGGGCCGGCGCGCGCGGGCAACGGAAGGTTTCGGACGGGTCAGCGGCCGCCCTTCTGCATCATCTTCATGAAGTCGAGGGGCTCCGACTTGAAGCCGGCGGGCGGGTCGAAGACGGCGGCGGGGATCGGCTTGTTCTCCACCTTCAGCAGCTTGGTGGTCCCGCGCATCGCGGAGCCCATGACCTCCATCGCCATCTCGGACTCCACGGGGAAGCCGGCGTCGATGGATTTCATCTTGTCCATCATCTGCTTCATGGACGGGTTGGACGACATCATGGTGGCGCTCATCTCGAAGTAGTCCCCGAAGGGGATCTTGATGTCCTTGGTGCACCACATGGTCATCGTCATCTTCATGTTCACCATGCCGCCGGAAAGGGTCAGGACCACCTTTTCGCAGTTGTAGCCCGACACCTGCCGGGTTTCGCCGGTCTTCTTGACGTCCACGTCGAAGGTCATCATGGACATCATCTGGGCGAACTCGGGGGGGAACTGGAGGGGCAGGTCGGCCACCTGGTAGGTCTTCGCGGCGCGGTCGACGATGTACATCTTCTTGAGGTCGAGGCGGACGATCACGTCATTGCCCTCGCCCTGCATGGCCATCTTTCCCGTCTCCATGTAGATCTTGTCGATGGTGTTCTTCTCGGGGCTGTTCTGCCCCATCATGGTGAAGGCGTCCATGTGGTTCTGCTGCTCGATGTAAACGCCCGCGGCGGCAGCCCCGGAGAGAGCGAGGACGGCCGCGGCCGCCAGGATGATCTTGCCAAAGGAACGCATTTTTCCTCCTAAAGTGGGTTTGGTTTCGTTTTCAGCGTGTCGAGAACGGCGTCGATCTTCTCCGCCGTGAGGTCGGGGTAAAACTCCCCGTTGATCTGCATGACGGGCGCATGGTCGCACATGCCCAGGCACTCGACCCCCGTCAGGGTGAAGAGCCCGTCGGGTGTCGTCTCCCCCAGGCGGATCCCGAGCCGGCTTTCCAGGTGCGCCCGGAGGTCTTCGCTCCCCCGCAGCCAGCAGGAGAGGTTCCTGCAGAGGAAGATGTGGTGGCGGCCCACGGGTTTCTCGTTGAACATGAAATAAAAGGTGACGACTTCCCGCACCCGCTCCGGCGGGACCTCCAGCGCCTCGGCCAGGGCGTCCGCCAGGGTGTCGGGGACGTGTCCCCAGCGGGCCTGGACCGCGTAGAGGGCGGGGATCAGGGCGCTCGAGCCCAGGGGGAAGCGCTGCCGGAGGGCGGCGATTTCCTGGCGGAGGTCGTCGGGGAGCACGGCGGTGTTCATCGGTCCAGTTCTCCCCCGATCATGTTCACGCTCCCGAAGGTGACGATGAGGTCGGCGATCATGTGCCCCGGGAGGAGTTCCTCCAGGGCCGCCATGATGACGAAGCAGGGGGAGTGGACCCGGACCCTCCAGGGGCGGCCCGTCCCGTTGCTCACCACGTAGAACCCGAGTTCCCCGTTGGCGCCTTCCACCGCGGCGTAGGCGTCGCCGGCCGGCGGCTGGATCCCCTGGTTCTCCATGACCAGCATGAAGTGGTTCATGAGGCCCTCGATGCTGCCGTAGGTCTTCCCGAGCGGCGGCATGGCCACCGGCGGGCCGCCCGCGATCACCGCGGCCTTGTGCTCCGCACCCTGCCCCTCGAGGTTCGGGGACAATTTCGCCTCGCAGTGGATCAGGCCGGCGGTGCGGGCGTGCTTGGCCGCGTCCACCATGGCCGCGGCGTCCAGGTACTCCGCGGGCACCGGCGTCCGAACCCCGCCGGCCGTCATCTGGTCGAAGCACTGCTCGCAGATGCGGATGGACTGCTCCATCTCCGCCATCCGGACCCGGTACCGGTCGTAGTTGTCCCCGGCCTCGCCGGTGGGGACCTCGAACTGCACCCGGTCGTAGACGGCGTAGGGCTCGGCCTTCCGGAGGTCGTGGGCCACCCCCGTGGACCGGAGCCAGGGCCCCATCATCCCGTAGTCCAGGGCCAGCTCCCGGGTGATGGGGCAGGTCCCCCGGAAGCGGTCGAAGAAGATCCGGTTCTTCGTGAGGAGCTGGTCGGTCTCCTTCAGAAGGGCGCGGATTATCTTGAAGCATTCCCGTGCCTTGGCGGCGAACCCTTCGGGCAGGTCGGCCCGGACGCCGCCCACCCGGCCGTAGGACACGGTGACCCGGGCGCCGGTGACGTCCTCGATGAGTTCGTAGGCGTGTTCGCGGGCCTGCATGAAGTACAGGAAGGCGGTGAAGGCGCCCACCTCCATGGCGGAGGCGCCGACGCAGGTCAGGTGGTCGGCCAGGCGGGAGATCTCCCCCAGGACGACGCGGATGTACTCGGCCCGCTCGGGCGGCCGGACCCCCAGGAGCTTCTCCACCGCCATGCAGTAGCCGAAGTTGTTCAGCAACGGGGAGACGTAGTTGAGCCGGTCTGTGTAGGGCATCACGCCATTCCAGCTCACGTGCTCGGCGTCCTTCTCGAAGGCGCGGTGCAGGTAGCCGATCTCCACCTCGGCCTTCCGGATGGTCTCGCCGTCCAGGTCCACGTTGATGCGGATGATGCCGTGCATGGCGGGATGAGACGGCCCGATGTTCAGGAGGAAGCTCTGACGGCTCCCGTCCTCCGAGGTCTCGATGGGGGTGAGGGGCGGCTGCTGCATGTGACCATCCGCGGCGAACCGCGCCGCGGGCGCAGTATGCCAGAGTTGCGGGGCCGCGGTCAAGGGAGAAGGAGAAGGTGGATAGGCTGAAGGTGGATAGGCTGAAGGTCGGAGGAGAGGGCGTTGACTTCCAAGGTTGACGCGGTCGCAAAAAGTACCATCACCCTCCGGGAGATGGCTCAAACAAAGGTCTTACAGACACTTTTCCGTCTGTCTTCCGACTTTTTGCGAACCCGTCAAGGTTCGTCCCCCTCGGAATTTAACCACGAACCACACGGAAAAAGAATTCAGAATTCAGAATTCAGAAGACAGAAGACAGGAGTCGGGAGAAAGGCAAGAGGAGATGACGCCTGGCCGGTTGGCCGTGATCGGAGAGGCCTCTTCTCCGTGCCCCCGTGCCTCTGTGAGATCACCATCAGGACTTTTTTCGAGGGCGTCTAATACGATTTGCGTTTCTCCGTGCCGGGTGAGAGAAATTCCGGGAGCTTTCTCCCGGAGGCGCGGGTTGCCGTGGGGTCGCGCCGCTCCGGCGGCCTGCGCGGCGCGGTCAAAGCGGCGCTCCGGCAGCCTTCGCGCCGCACTCCGCAAGGAAGGGAGACGATCGAGGGCTGCGGGCCGCCGTCGCCAGGGGGGCCGCCGATCCCGGCTGCGACGGCGATTGCAGCGGCGGTTGCAACGGCGGTTGCAACGGCGGTTCCGACAGCGATTGCGATTGCGATACCGATACCGATACCGATACCGATGGGAGCCCCTCCGGGTCGACAGCCTACAGCCTACAGCCTAAACACCTAAACACCTATTCCCCTTCCTTCCACTCGCTGGGCGGGGCGGGGAGGGAGAGCAGGACGCGGTCCTTCAGCTCGGACCAGCGGGCGGCGTACCGGTCCAGGAGCAGGGCGTTCCCGGTCTGCTGGAGCCTCCCCTCCGCGGTTTCGTACTGGAAGAACCAGAGGGTGTAGCGCTGTTCGCCCGAGCGCGAGTAACTGTACTTGTACCGGTACTTCCCCAGGACGCCGCCCTTCTCGTCCCGGACGGGGAGGCCCTCCAGGCTCACCTCGGGGGCTAGCCGGACGACGGTGTTGGTCAGGGGGAGAAGGGTGTCCGAGGTCTCGACGGCGAAGAGGTCCGCGAAGGTCAGGGTCAGGCTTCCCGGGGGAATCCCCTCCCAGGACTGGGTGCGGACCCACTTCATCACCGCGGCGAGGTGCCGGTCGACCTCCTCGAAGCGCAGGAGTCGGCCACCCCGGTAGTTCAGGGACGCCTTCCCGAACTGGGCGAGCAGCTGCCCGCGAATCACGCCGGCTTTCCCGGTTTCCCCGGAAGGAAGGGCGTCAGCGCCCCACAACGCGACGGCCAGAGCCATCAGCACCCGTATTCCATGTACCCTCATCTTCACTCTCCTCCAGACCCGGCTGGGACCTAACCGAAAAACCCGCGAAAAGGGACCCGGGCGCCTTGGGGGGCCTTCCCGACGGCCCCTCGAACCGTCCTCAGCCCGTGTTCCCCTTTGGTCTGCCGCGCAGGCTGAAGCCCGCGCCACCATTTGCAGGGCCGTTTGGCCAGATCCGTCTCCCGCCTGGTCGTGCCGCGCAGGCTGAAGCCCGCGCCACCACTTACGGCTCGTGCAACGGCAGTTCGAAGGTGAACCGGGCGCCCCCGCCCGGACGGTTTTCAGCCCGGATCGAACCACCGTGGGCCTCCACCACCGCCCGGCAGACGTAGAGGCCCAGGCCCACCCCGCCCTGGCGCCCGTCGCGCTGGAAATACTTCTCGAACAGCGCCTCGCTGTCGGCGGCGGGGAAGCCCGGCCCCTCGTCCTCCACCCGGCAGCGGACGGTCGCGGCTTCCCGGGAGACCCGCACCGTGATGCCACCCCCGGCGGGCGAGAACTTGACGGCATTCTGCAGGAGGTTGTCGAAAACCTGTTCCAGCCGACCTGCATCGACGTCGGCCAGGACGGGGTCCCCGGGCGCCTCGAGGCGGACGTTCAGGCGCTTTTTCCCCGCCACCGGGCCGAAGCGTTCTAGGGCTTCCCTGGCCAATTGGACGACATCCGTGCGCGCCCGGTTCAATTTCAGCCGGCCCGATTCCAGCCGGGCCAGCTCGAGGAAGTCGGTGATCCGCGTGTCGATGCCCCGGGCGCTCTTCTCCACGAGGTCGAGGAGGCGGGAGGGGCTGCCGGCCATGGCGCCCAGGTCTTCCCGAAGCAGCTCCACCAGTCCCAGGATGGTGTGCACCGGGGCGCGAAGATCGTGCACCATCATGTTTCCGAAGTCGGTGCGGATCCCGTCGAGTTCGTCGCGCATTTTCTTCAACCGCAGCAACGACCGGATCTTGGCCAGGAGCAGGTCGTCCTGGACGGGCTTCGAGACGAAGTCGTCGGCCCCCGCCTCCAGGCCCCGGATGCGGTCCTCGGTCTCCTGGAGGGCGGTGATCATGATGACGGGGACGAACCGGGTCCGGGAATTCCCGCGGAGGGCGCGGCAGACGGCGAACCCGTCCATGCCCGGCATGAGGACGTCCAGCAGCACCAGGTCCGGCGCGTCCTCCCGGGCGAGCGCCACGGCCCGCGGGCCGTCGGGGGCTTTCCGGACCTCGTATCCCTCGGGGCGCAGGAAGGCCTCCAGCAGGACGAGGTTGTCGGGTTGGTCGTCGACGATCAGGACCCGGGGGGGATTATTCACCGTTGCCTCCGCGGGCCTTCACGAGTTCGCGCCCCGTACCCCCCGGCTCGAAACCGGCGACGGGGAGGGTGAAGGAGAAGGCGCTGCCGCCGTCCGGGCCCGGCTCGACGCGGATGCGCCCGCCCAGGCGCTCCACCATACCCCGGGTGAGGGAAAGCCCCAGCCCGGTGCCTTCCGTGGCTGAAGCCTGGGAAGCCCGGAAGAACGGCTCGAAGACCCGCTCCCGGTCTTCGGGGGGTATGCCCGGCCCGTGGTCGGACACCGTCACCCGCACCTCGTCCCCGTACTCGGACAGCCGGGTGGCGATCTCGATCTCGGAGCCCTCGGGGGAGAACTTGACGGCGTTGCTCAGGAGGTTGAAGAGGATCTGCTTGAGCTTGTTCCGGTTGGTCCGTATGCCGGGGAGTTCCGTCCCGCAGCGGAAGAGGAACTTCTGCCGCTTCCGCTCGGCCAGGGGGCGCATGGAAAGGAGGCAGTCCTCGATCTCGCCGGAGAGGTTCAGGTCCGCCAGGGGCAGTTCGGCGGCCTCGGCATCGAGCCGCGCGTAATCGAGGATCTCGTTGATCACGGTGAGCAGGTGCTCGCCGTTCTTGAGGATCAGCCGGGCGTACGCCTCCTGGTCGGGGGAAAGGTCCCCGTGGGTCTTCTTGAGCAGCACCCGGGAGAACCCGATGATGGCGTTCAGCGGGGTCTTCAGCTCGTGGGAGATCCCCGCGAAGATCATGGATTTCGTCCGGGAGGCCTTCTCCAGCTCCGAGTACTTGTGCTTGAGGGACTCGGACTTGAACTTCAGCTCCCGGGTCAGGTCCATGGCCCGGCGCAGGTGGAGGGCATGGGTGACCGCCAACCCCGCCTGGATCGACACCCGCTCCAGAAGGTCCAGGTGCTCGGGCGAGAACGGCTTGGTGGAACCGACGAGGATGACGCCCAGGACCTGTTCCGCCCGCGGGATCGGCTGGGCGATCATCACGCGGGGCAACACCTCGAGGTTGGGGTCTTTGCGGATCTTGAAGGGGAAATCGGCCGGGATGTCCGCAATGACGAGGCGCTTGTGCTCGCGGAACACCACCCCGGGAAACCCCTTTCCCGGGGCGATGCCGGGCGGTTCGCCGTCGAAGTTCCAGGTGGCGGCCGGAACGGCCTGGCGGCCCTCCGCCAGGTAGACAAGGCCGATCTCCGCATCGATGGCCGGGCACAGGATCCCCAGGGCGTCGTTAAGACCCGTGTTCAGGTCCGTCGAGGCGATCAGGCGGGTCAGGGTCTGGTTGAAGACCTCCTGGAAAAACTGCTTTCGCCGGAGTTCGTTTTCGCGGTTCAGGAGGCGGTGATTGGCCTCCGCCAGCTCCTCCACCATGTGGCGAAGCGCGGCGGAATTCTGCCCGGCGCTCGGTTTCGGAGGGGTCCGCGTGGGCACGTTTCGCAACCGGTCACGCTCAGCGGGCGGGAGCGGGGGCGGCGGGAACGTCCTTCCCGGGCTCGGCCGGGGCGGGGGGTGCCGGCGGCGGCGTGTCCTTCTTCGACTCGGCGGGCGGCGGGGGCGCGGGGGACGGCACGGGTGCGTCCGGCTTCGGCTCCGCCGGGGCCGTCTCCGGCTTCGGTTCAAGCTGGGGAGCCGGCGCGGGGGGCGGGGCGGTCGTCGGCGCCGGTACCGCCTCGTGCGCCGTCGCGGGGGCCGGCCCCGGGGCCGGGGCCGCCGTCGGCGGGGCGGGCGCGGCGTCGGGTTTCGGGCCGCCCGCGGGGTCCCGGACCAGTTCTATCTCCTGTTTTTCCACGATGATGCGCTGTACCCGCTCCTGGTCGTCCACGTCCAGCATGACCCCCTGGAACCCGCCGAGGTCCACACTGAACCGCCGGATGCGCACGGGGCCGTCCGGCCCCTCCGACACGCCCTCGCGCTCCAGGTTCATCGTGGCGTTGAGTTCGACCGCCACCTTCGGGATGTAAACGCTCAGGACCTGCCGGGGCGCCTTCCCCATGGCATACCGTTTGTAAAGGATGCAGTAGAGGCTGTAGACGGCTTCCTCGAGGATCCGGACCTGCGGTTTGACCGCCTTTGACCGGTTGAACTGTTGCCCGGCGAGGATGGCGTCGTCCGTGACCTTGCCCTTGTCGAACGTGGCCTTGAGCCGGTTCTCCTGGTCCGCGAAGAGGTAGGCCTCCTCGAAGTGGATGGGGTTGTAGGTGGCGTCCATGACCTCGCGGGTGCGGTAGAAGAAACCCATGTTCCCCGCTCCCTTGGGGAGGGTGAACTGGCTCTCGGTCTCCATGAGGAGACGCCCCCCCGTTTCCGGGCTCAGGGTGTACTTCTCGTAACCCACCGGTTTGTTCCGGAAGTAGATGGTGAAGTAACCTTCGTCGATGGCCTTTCCGGCGGTGTCGGCCGCGGGGATGCTCCCGGTCAGGGCCAGGACGGTCAGAAAGTACAGGATTGCGCGCATGGGAATCTCCTTGTTCGATTCGACGGGGCCCTAGTGCACGGGGACGGCGTCGGCGCCCCCGGCGGAGGCCTTGGGAACGGTCACGACCAGCACGCCGTTGCGGAGGGACGCTTCCACCCGGTTCGGATCGAGGACCGTCTCGAAGGTGAAGACCCGGTGAAATTCGCCGAATTCCCTCTCCAACTGGTGGAAGTTCGCCTTGCCGAACTCCGGGGCGGGCCGGCGGATCCCCTTGATGACGATCTCGTTGCCCTGGGCGACGATCTCCATGTCTTTCCGGACGATGCCCGGGACCTCCAGGATGATCACGAACCGGTCCTCCATCTCGTACACGTCCGTGACGGGCGTCCAGCAGACGCCGGTCCCGTGCCCGGCCCGGGCCTCCCGGTGAAACAGGCCCTGCACGTGCCGCTGCAGGCTGAACAACTCCCCGATTTCGTGCGGTTGCTTCTTGCGGCTCATATCCCCGAACCCCATTCCGCGGAATCCCGTCATTTATAGCATGATCGCGGAACAAAGGAAAGAGTTTCAGTTTCCCGTTCGCCGGGGGTCGAACCTGACGTATAATCGGGGTGATTGTGGCGCGGCGAGACCGGCAGCGAGGACGATTTCGACACCACCGCGCGTCGGCGAAGGGGGGAGAGAGGGACGATGGAACCCAGGCCGCTGGTCCTGATCGTGGACGACATCCCCGGCAACCGGATGATCATCCGCAAGGTCCTCGGGGAGGAAGGCTACCGCCTCCTGGAAGCCGAAAACGGCTGGGAGGCCGTGCAGATCGCCCTGAAGGAGATCCCCGACCTGATCCTGATGGACCTGATGATGCCGGAGATGGACGGTCACACCGCGATCCGGCGCCTGCGGGAGAACGAGAAGACCCAGCGCATCCCCATCCTCGTCCTGTCCGCCGTGTCGGAGAAGTCGCAGCGCATCCAGGCCCTCGAGGAAGGGGCCCTCGACTTCATCGGCAAACCCTTCGACCGCCACGAATTGCTCGCCCACGCCCGCTCCTACACGAAGATGTCCCTCCTCAACAAGAAGTACGTCCTCTCCACGATGGACCCCCGGACCCGCCTCCCCAACAAGACGGCCCTCCAGGATGACCTGCTGCACGCGATCGCGCCGAAGCTTTTCGTCCTGAAAATCGACAACCTCGACGCCATCTGCAAGTTCTACGGGAACGAGACCGCCTCGCGGGTGGAGGTCCGCTTCGCGGAGCTGCTGCCCCAGTTCATCAGCCAGAAGCTGTCGGTGGAACCGAAGGTCTACTACGTCAGCGACGCCACCTTCGGCATCTTCCTCGACGACGCGGACGGCGTGGTGGGCGAGCGCGGGATGCGCCGGATCTGCGAGCTTCTGCTCGACCTCATCCGGAACCAGAAGTTCGTCGCCCACAACCACGAGTTCAACGTCGACGTCACCATCGGGGTCTCCCTGGGCGGGGGGGACATCCTGCAGCGGGCCCTCCTGGCGCTCGACAACGCCGTCACGTCGCACCACGGCTGGTTCGTCGCCGAGGAGATCATCGCCGACCTCCACAAGGAGATCGAGAGCAACATCTTCTGGCTGGGGCGAATCCGGAGCGCCATCAAGAACGACTGGCTGGTGCCCTGGTTCCAGCCCATCCTCAACAACCGGACCGGCCGGATCGAGAAGTACGAATCCCTGATGCGCCTTCTCAACCCCGACGGCTCGGTCGATACCCCGGGATGCTTCCTCTCCGTGGCCAAGAAGAGCCGGTACTACCCCGATCTGACCCGGGCCATCCTGACCAAGACCGTCCGGGCCTTTGCCCAGCGCAGCGAGAGCGTCTCCGTCAACCTGTCGGTCCTGGACATCGAAAACCCCGACACCCGGGCCTTCATCCTCAACATGATCCGGGAAAACCCCCAGATCTCCCGGCGCCTGATCGTCGAAATCGTGGAGGAAGAGGGCTCGAAGAGCTTCGAGGCGATCCGGAGCTTCATCGGGGACGTGAAAGCGCACGGCATCCGGATCGCCCTGGACGACTTCGGCAGCGGCTACTCCAATTTCAAGCGGATCATGGAGTTGAACATCGACTACCTGAAGCTCGACGGCAGCCTGGTCCGCGACATCCTCCGGGACGAGGCCTGTGCGAAGGTCGTGCGGATGATGACGGAGTTCGCTCACAACTCCGGCCTGCTGACCATCGCCGAGTACGTGGAGAGCCAGGTGCTCCAGGACGAACTGCTCCGGATCGGCGTGGACTATTCCCAGGGCTACCTCATCGGCAAACCGGCCCCGCTGGAGTGACGCCGCGTACGGCAGCACGGGATCCCCTCCGGATTTGCGGGCAAAGCCCCCGCCCCGGAAAACGGGTTCAAACCCCGGAATACGCTTCTTGTCTCAAGCCTTTCTCTGGAACGCCCTCGAGCCCCATCGGCCTCCTCGGTTCCGTCTGTCCCTTTGGTCCTTTCGTCCTTTCGTCCCTTCGATCTCCGTTGTCACCAAGAGAACCGCATGCCCCGAAAAGGCCGGCGCCCAGTGGCATTTTTGCCCCCAAGTGCTTTCTCTTCCGAAAGGTGCGTGGTTTATGTTGAGGCCGCGCCGCTCCGGCGGCCTGCGCGGCGCGATCAAAGCGGCGCTCCGGCAACCTCCGCGCCGCACTCCGCAGGACAGAATCCAGGCTGGAGGCAGCGGGTCCACAGAGGAGGTCGATGGCGGCGGGGATGGCGGCGGGGTGGGGACGGCGATGGCGACGGCGATGGCGATGGCGAGACCGATTGCGATACCGATTGCGATACCGATTGCGATACCGATACCGATACCGATACCGATGCCGATTCCGATGCCAGTTCAGACCCCAACAAGGAATCCTCCGGACCTACAGCCTACAGCCTATAGCCTACAGCCTACAACCTACAACTTGAACCGAAAACTGTCGAGGATGGAAAGCACCTGCGGGTCCTTGTCCGCCCCCTCCCCCTGGCAGGTGATCCGGACCTGGTGGAGATCCTTGAAGCGGGCCACGTAAACGGCCTGGAACGTCCCGTAGGTGTACGTGGTCTTCGCCCACCGCGCCCCCCCGAACGTCAGGGATTCCACCGGGGTCGCGCGGAGGTTGGGGTTGTCCCTGAGGAACTTCTCCAGGTGTTGCTCGGGCGTCTCCTCGGTGTTTCGCTGGACGGCCACCAGGACGTAGCACGCCTGGCCTCGCTTCTGAAGGTTGAGCATGGCGTAGGGGCTCCGGTCGGGGTAGCCTTCGTTCAGGTCCTTGAAGTCCCAGCCGTCGGGGACCCGGATCTCCAGCAGGGCGTTCGCGTACGGCTTGCCCGGGACTTCGGCCGGGGCCTCCCCCGGCCCGGCGGCAGGCGTCGACCCGCCCCCGCCCGGCCCGGCACCGGCGCTCCCTTTTTCCCCCCCGGGTTTACCCCCGCAACCAGCGAGTACGCCCGCCAGGGCGACCAGGACCAGGGACGACCACACACGCGCTTTCGACATCGGAATCCTCCTTTTCTCCTTCCTGACATCCCCGCAACAAGTACCGTACCCTCCGGGCGATGGCTCAACCAAAGGCTTTGCAGATACTTTCCCGCTCGATTTCCGACTTTTCGCGGGCTCATCCTTCCGGACGCCACGACGCGAACGGGCTCAGGTAAAGGTTCACGTTCTGGAAACGGGGGTCCGAGGTGACTTCCGCACCAGCCCAGGGTGGCGGCTTGACAACCTCACCCGGGTTGTCCAGCTCCACCTCCGCCAACCGGAGCCCGGCGTTGCCCCCCTCGAACACGTCCACTTCCCAGGTTTTCCCGCCGTAAGGGACACGGTACCGGACCTTCTCCACGGCCGGCCGGTCGCAGAGCGCCCCCAGCATCTCCGCCGCGTCGTCGAAAGGGATTTCGTACTCGTACTCCGGCCGGCAGGCGCCCTCCGTCTTCCCCTTGACGGTGAGGAAACCCCGGTCCCCGGCCAGGCGGACCCGGACGGTCCGCGCCGGGTCCACCGAGAGGTAGCCCTGTCGAATCCGGACACCGTCGCCCGCGGGGACGGACCAATCCTCGCCCACGGTGAATTTGCGTTCGATCTCCATGCCCATTCGCTCGCCCCCGTTCGGATATCGGGTTCATTATCCCGCGGGACCGTTGCACAATCAACGGATTTGAACCTATAATGGGGCGGCTGGGTGATTTTCCCACGGGTCGG carries:
- a CDS encoding Hsp20/alpha crystallin family protein; the protein is MGFGDMSRKKQPHEIGELFSLQRHVQGLFHREARAGHGTGVCWTPVTDVYEMEDRFVIILEVPGIVRKDMEIVAQGNEIVIKGIRRPAPEFGKANFHQLEREFGEFHRVFTFETVLDPNRVEASLRNGVLVVTVPKASAGGADAVPVH
- a CDS encoding CYTH domain-containing protein encodes the protein MGMEIERKFTVGEDWSVPAGDGVRIRQGYLSVDPARTVRVRLAGDRGFLTVKGKTEGACRPEYEYEIPFDDAAEMLGALCDRPAVEKVRYRVPYGGKTWEVDVFEGGNAGLRLAEVELDNPGEVVKPPPWAGAEVTSDPRFQNVNLYLSPFASWRPEG
- a CDS encoding EAL domain-containing protein, giving the protein MEPRPLVLIVDDIPGNRMIIRKVLGEEGYRLLEAENGWEAVQIALKEIPDLILMDLMMPEMDGHTAIRRLRENEKTQRIPILVLSAVSEKSQRIQALEEGALDFIGKPFDRHELLAHARSYTKMSLLNKKYVLSTMDPRTRLPNKTALQDDLLHAIAPKLFVLKIDNLDAICKFYGNETASRVEVRFAELLPQFISQKLSVEPKVYYVSDATFGIFLDDADGVVGERGMRRICELLLDLIRNQKFVAHNHEFNVDVTIGVSLGGGDILQRALLALDNAVTSHHGWFVAEEIIADLHKEIESNIFWLGRIRSAIKNDWLVPWFQPILNNRTGRIEKYESLMRLLNPDGSVDTPGCFLSVAKKSRYYPDLTRAILTKTVRAFAQRSESVSVNLSVLDIENPDTRAFILNMIRENPQISRRLIVEIVEEEGSKSFEAIRSFIGDVKAHGIRIALDDFGSGYSNFKRIMELNIDYLKLDGSLVRDILRDEACAKVVRMMTEFAHNSGLLTIAEYVESQVLQDELLRIGVDYSQGYLIGKPAPLE